One genomic window of Pungitius pungitius chromosome 11, fPunPun2.1, whole genome shotgun sequence includes the following:
- the msh5 gene encoding mutS protein homolog 5, whose protein sequence is MAELESLRGGGGGGGGGRNFGPPDIQRDEDEEEDSPTVLLSVLAQQGQMGLCFYDSKDSSLHFMRDTPDTYELHLLARVVREVSPHVIITSAKQERCMTRFLQQLGLNPDYKPEVVTYPYVDFGLEVGKQRLLSAHLPFLPAYISERDKMSYISSSISFDSPLMLRAVGALLKCLDRRRVGVELEDSSVGVPILQFNAYTLKGIVCIDPDTYSVLQIFKSEVHPSVYKLHSGEKEGLSLYGILNRCRCKFGSKLLRQWFLRPTQDLAVLHRRQEVIRFFTSPRNSDTLNTLQSSLRNISNIPTLLHRMSLSHTKVSDWRSLYKTVYNVVCIRDTVRHLPQSIHLFRDISEGFSDDLHHISSLISRVVDFETSIAESRFTVKPNVDPAIDEKKRKMMGLSDFLTDVARRELEHLDAHIPSCCVIYIPLIGFLLSVPRLPSMVEKEDFEIEGLDFMFLSEERLHYRSQRTKELDDLLGDLHCVIRDMETAVMIQLQSAILERSASLYKVLDLTAELDCLMAMSTASQEYGYTCPTLASHRKITVTQGRHPLLELCSPVFVANSFQSSESQGRVKIITGPNSSGKSIYLKQVGLIVFMALIGSDVPAKEAEIGLVDGMFTRMQSRESVSVGLSTFMIDLNQMAKALNSSTGNSLVLIDEFGKGTNTVDGLSLLAASISHWLSNPLEDVPHVLLATNFHSLLQLGLLPSSGLLSLLTLETAVDGDELVFLYQLKEGICQSSYAANIAALAGLPTSLVHRGVEVSELFRTGRLIKRMDKASSEERANRCRSLVEAFLSLDLDDNDLDLQNFLTEELLPSAGELLKHS, encoded by the exons ATGGCAGAACTGGAAagtctgagaggaggaggaggaggaggaggaggaggaaggaactTTGGTCCACCGGACATACAGCGagatgaagacgaggaggaagactcACCGACA GTTTTACTGAGTGTTTTAGCCCAGCAGGGACAGATGGGCCTCTGCTTCTATGACAGCAAGGACTCCTCTTTGCACTTCATGAGAGACACTCCGGACACCTACGAGCTCCACCTGTTGGCCAGAG TCGTGCGCGAGGTCAGCCCTCATGTCATCATTACGAGTGCAAAGCAGGAACGCTGCATGACACGCTTCCTGCAACAACTTG GTTTAAACCCAGACTACAAACCGGAGGTCGTCACTTATCCATATGTTGACTTTG GTCTGGAGGTCGGTAAGCAGAGGTTACTTTCTGCCCATCTGCCTTTCCTTCCTGCCTACAtttcagagagagacaaaatgtCCTACATCTCCTCCTCTATCTCCTTTGACTCACCCCTGATG CTGAGGGCAGTGGGCGCTCTGCTGAAATGTCTGGACAGGAGGAGAGTGGGAGTGGAGCTGGAAGACAGCAGTGTTGGAGTTCCTATCCTACAGTTCAACGCCTACACGCT TAAAGGTATTGTTTGCATTGACCCTGACACCTACAG TGTACTACAGATCTTCAAATCGGAAGTCCACCCATCAGTGTACAAGCTGCATTCTGGTGAAAAGGAAGGACTCAGTCTTTATG GGATACTGAACCGGTGCAGGTGCAAGTTTGGCTCAAAACTGCTACG CCAGTGGTTTCTTCGGCCCACACAGGACCTGGCCGTGTTACACAGGAGACAGGAAGTAATACGTTTCTTCACGTCACCTCGGAACTCTGACACCCTGAACACCCTGCAATCCTCGCTACGCAATATCAGTAACATACCA ACTCTTCTGCACAGGATGTCTCTGTCTCACACTAAAGTGTCAGACTGGCGGAGCCTCTACAAG aCAGTGTACAATGTGGTGTGTATCAGGGACACGGTGCGACACCTGCCGCAGTCCATTCATCTCTTTCGTGATATCAGTGAAGGTTTCTCTGATGACCTCCACCATATTTCCTCCCTCATCAGCCGAGTC GTGGATTTTGAAACCAGCATAGCGGAGAGTCGGTTCACCGTCAAACCGAACGTGGACCCAGCGATCGATGAGA agaaaagaaagatgatGGGGTTGTCTGACTTCCTCACAGATGTAGCCAGAAGAGAGCTGGAACATCTGGACGCCCACATTCCCTCCTGCTGCGTCATCTACATCCCTCTG ATTGGATTCCTGCTCTCTGTCCCTCGACTGCCCAGCATGGTGGAGAAAGAGGATTTTGAGATAGAAGGCCTTGAtttcatg TTTCTCTCAGAGGAACGTCTTCACTACCGCAGCCAGAGAACCAAGGAGCTAGACGACCTCTTAGGAGACTTGCACTGTGTCATCAGAG ACATGGAGACAGCAGTGATGATACAGCTGCAGAGCGCAATACTGGAGAGGAGCGCGTCCCTTTACAAG gtTCTTGATCTCACTGCTGAGCTGGACTGTCTGATGGCAATGAGCACCGCCTCTCAAGAGTACGGCTACACCTGCCCCACACTAGCCAGCCACAGAAAGATAACAGTCACACAGGGCAG ACACCCGTTGTTGGAGCTGTGCTCTCCCGTGTTTGTGGCCAACTCCTTCCAGAGCTCAGAATCACAGGGAAGGGTCAAGATCATCACCGGTCCCAACTCATCTGGCAAGAGCATCTACCTCAAACAG GTGGGTCTGATTGTGTTCATGGCTCTGATTGGCTCCGACGTGCCTGCAAAGGAGGCGGAGATCGGTCTGGTGGACGGGATGTTCACCCGAATGCAGAGCAGAGAGTCTGTGTCTGTTGGCCTCAGCACCTTCATGATAGACCTCAACCAG ATGGCCAAGGCTCTCAACAGCAGTACTGGTAACTCATTGGTTCTCATCGATGAATTTGGAAAGGGAACTAACACA GTGGATGGACTCTCTTTGTTGGCTGCATCGATCTCTCATTGGCTGAGCAACCCTCTGGAGGATGTTCCTCATGTCCTGTTGGCTACCAACTTCCACAGCCTGCTGCAGCTGGGCCTGCTGCCCTCCTCTGGCCTGCTGTCTCTTCTG ACTCTGGAGACCGCAGTGGACGGGGATGAGTTGGTGTTTCTGTACCAACTGAAGGAAGGAATCTGCCAGTCCAGCTACGCTGCCAACATTGCCGCGCTGGCAGGGCTGCCAACTAGCCTTGTGCATAGAGGAGTGGAg GTGTCCGAGCTGTTCAGGACAGGGCGGCTCATCAAGCGAATGGACAAAGCGTCATCTGAGGAGCGAGCAAACCG GTGCAGGTCTTTGGTGGAGGCGTTCCTGAGCCTCGACCTGGACGACAACGATTTGGACCTTCAGAACTTCTTGACAGAGGAGCTCCTGCCCTCTGCTGGGGAGCTGCTGAAGCACAGCTGA
- the LOC134132902 gene encoding sperm acrosome membrane-associated protein 4-like: protein MTTVSNSFVFLCCSLDSGEEESMAFEVAEEFLECFRCDLGFWDACYTTQINCSVGERCYTGRGKAVDTLDVKTLGCVKADECDVETTVELFHNSTIFVMTKKCCDTPFCNSAHKLPIAALLYLTVSLLTL from the exons ATGACTACTGTATCAAAcagttttgtgtttctgtgctgtTCCTTGGATTCAGGTGAGGAAGAGTCAATGGCATTTGAGGTGGCTGAAGAGTTTCTAGAGTGTTTCCGTTGTGACTTGGGCTTCTGGGATGCCTGCTATACCACCCAAATCAACTGCAGCGTCGGCGAGCGCTGCTACACGGGCCGAGGGAAGGCAG TGGACACCCTGGACGTTAAGACTTTGGGATGTGTTAAGGCGGACGAGTGCGACGTGGAGACCACCGTGGAGCTGTTCCATAACAGCACCATCTTTGTCATGACCAAAAAGTGCTGCGACACCCCCTTCTGCAACTCAGCGCACAAACTTCCAATCGCCGCACTTTTGTATCTCACAGTGTCTCTCCTGACTCTCTGA
- the si:ch1073-228j22.2 gene encoding SPRY domain-containing SOCS box protein 4, which produces MEDVTEQPEAEPPQRGDSAKTSRCSLIIPSRSPARVFTSMGVLLSVWLCNREDSSPLSSSSAFPPLAVPKSSRLAVTLNSFPVAPADGRSHWSPVHRSPHFLLSACKQEATRSPVELSSDGVRAEMGVKSGLHVWELLWSPNDRGSHAVIGVSRQSCPLQASGYNVLIGRDSQSWGWELKTNQLWHAGKSPGTYPRTRRRRHSEAVEGFRIRSSTSSHTKVALTTLSIPERILLVLDADAGTLGFVVDGSFLDVAFKDLPLGVELFPAVSSVRGGAIIRLRYLNGATRDPPALMALCGLSIRQFLGQKRQTEMDKLPLPPCLQHYLLSTY; this is translated from the exons ATGGAGGACGTCACCGAGCAGCCTGAAGCTGAGCCGCCGCAGAGAGGGGACTCTGCAAAAACGAGCCG CTGTTCTCTGATCATACCTAGCAGGAGCCCTGCCCGTGTGTTCACCTCCATGGGTGTCTTACTGTCAGTTTGGCTGTGCAACAGAGAAGACAGTAGCCCTCTCTCCTCTTCGTCAGCTTTCCCCCCTCTGGCAGTCCCCAAATCCTCTCGCCTGGCAGTCACTCTGAACTCCTTTCCGGTCGCTCCAGCAGATGGTCGCTCACACTGGAGCCCGGTGCACCGCTCACCTCACTTCCTGCTGTCGGCCTGCAAACAGGAAGCCACGCGGTCACCCGTTGAGCTGAGCAGCGATGGGGTGCGGGCAGAAATGGGGGTGAAGAGCGGGCTTCATGTGTGGGAGCTGCTGTGGAGCCCCAACGACAGGGGAAGCCATGCCGTCATAGGCGTTTCCAGGCAGAGCTGCCCCTTGCAGGCCTCTGGGTACAACGTGCTTATTGGTCGAGACTCGCAGTCCTGGGGCTGGGAACTCAAAACCAATCAGCTCTGGCATGCCGGCAAGAGTCCTGGTACTTACCCAAGAACGAGGAGGAGACGCCACTCTGAGGCTGTGGAGGGTTTTAGGATCCGGTCTTCCACTTCATCCCACACAAAGGTGGCACTGACAACTCTTTCTATCCCTGAGCGCATCCTGTTGGTCCTGGACGCCGACGCAGGGACTCTGGGATTTGTTGTTGATGGCAGCTTTCTCGACGTGGCTTTCAAAGACCTTCCTCTCGGAGTGGAGCTGTTCCCAGCTGTAAGCAGCGTGAGAGGAGGAGCCATCATAAGGTTACGATACCTGAACGGCGCCACGC GTGACCCCCCTGCCTTGATGGCTCTGTGTGGACTGTCAATTCGACAGTTTTTAGGGCAAAAGAGGCAAACTGAAATGGACAAACTGCCTCTCCCCCCTTGTCTCCAGCACTACCTGCTTTCCACCTACTAA